The nucleotide window AAGGAGAGGGTCAGAGGTTCATTTGGTTTGGGGTCATCACAGCTTAATTGCTGTTAATTGCTTAgaatggaggctgagggggaaggCTTCCTGCCTCTTCACTGcaaacccaggctgggtgagagctgccctggagagaaagagccttgggggtgctgggtgctgagctgctccccaggagccagcagtgcctcctgcagccctcaggcagctgggtgctgggctgcagccagagcagggtgggcagagggcagcagaggggatcctgcccctgggctctgctctgctcagacctcacctccaaccctgcctccagctctgctgtccccagcaggagaaggactcagagctgctggagagagcccagcggaggccacagagatgagcccagggctggagcagctctgctgtgagcacaggctgagggagctggggctgtgcagcctgcaggggagaaggctccagggggagctcagagctgctgaagggatcctgcagggaggctgcagagagactgctgctgaggggggctggggacagccccagggggaagggtttggagctgaggcagagcagggttggagtggagctgaggcagaagctgctcagtgtgaggctgctgaggctctggcccaggctgcccagggaggctgtggctgcctcctgcctgggggttctcagggccaggctggatgaggccttgagcagctgatcctggctgagagctgcccctgggcacagcagggagcttggagcagctgagctccttccccagTCTGAGCcatcctgtgctgccctgccagagcagagagcttTTGCATCACTCTCTCAGCAGgagtccctctccctctccctctccctctccctctccctctccctctccctctccctctccctctccctctccctctccctctccctctccctctccctctccctctccctctccctctccctctccctctccctctccctctccctctccctctccctctccctctccctctccctctccctctccctctccctctccctctccctctccctctccctctcccctcctgagCCAAGGCTCCCCCCCCCCGACTCCTACAGACAATCTTGTGCAGTGCTCCCCTTTGGCCTTgtgcccctgcaggctgcctgctgcctgcctgctgcctgcctgctgcagtgatctttctcttcccagctgcaaaacagcttagagaaaaaggagaagaagaagaagaaggagaagaggaagaagcacAAAAGGCATCGGCGGCGCAGCTCCAGCAgcggcagccacagcagccaggaggagagaggcaaAGCTAAGTGAGCCTGGGAAGGGTTTTGCTGCCAGCCCACCACTCCTCCTGCTGAATTTGCCCTttcctggcttttttttccactcccccctgcccctctctgggtTTTTATCTTCCCCAGGGGATGCTCTCAGCTCCCCTCAGTGTCCCTCCCCTGTGTTAGGATTCCCCTGCAGGAGGTCcttgggagctgaggctctggggaggggagTTTGTTGTCTCTGCTCTTTGAAAAGGCCTCTCCTGGTTCCTTTTCAGGTCCCAGAAGAGGGAGAGCAGTTCCTCCTGCAAAGCTGCTCCTTCCAGAGTCCCAGGATATGGGTTACAGGTAAGcaaggggggggttggggcagctctgagagcagctctgtgagcaggaggTGTCCTGAGCTAGGGGGAAGGAGCTTTGGCAGTTAGGTAGAAGACTTCTTCACTGGCtgggagaggatgaggaggaggggggtggcAAAGTCAcacccagcaggggcagggaggggattctgcccctcagctcagctgagaccctccctgcagtgctggggcagctctggagccctcagcacagacagggacctgggggagcagggccagaggaggccacagcagtgctggcagggctggaagccctctgctgtgaggccaggctgggagagttggccttgggcagcctggagaggagaaggctccagggagaccttctggtggccttgcagtgctccaaGGGGAggtcagagagctggggacagagatttgagcaggggctgctgggccaggccaagggaggatggtttgaactccaagagggagactgagagtggagaggagggagaaatgtttgcccctgaggctggggagagcctggctcaggttgctcacccctggcaccagcccagctcaggtggtttggggctgtgagcagcctgctctgcttggagctgtccctgctgcctgcagggggcttgctCTAGGTGGCCTTCAAAGGCTCcttcagcccaaaccattccatggtagtaaagctcctgttcagcttggagCCATCTGAGCCTTGGCACTCCAACCTGTTTGGGTCCTGGCTGGGActtccatctgctctgccttcagctttGTTCAGTTTCTCTTCAGAGTCACAGGGGAAGCTCTCaggggaggtgaccctgcccagggTGTGGGGTTGGACccagatggtctttaaggtcccttccaacccaaaccatttgagGCTTCCACTCCTCTGCCCAGGTCCTCTCTTGGCTGTTCTTTGGGTTCTgtttgctgccccccaggcacagctggggctcAGAGCAGTAAACACAAACCTCAAGCACACTCAAcctgctctgaggtcccctctgTGACCTTCCCCTGTTGCTGTGCCTCCTCCAAGAGCTGAGAGACCTTTTGGGATTGCAGGTGAGAGActctgagcagagccacaggccCAGGAGCCCTCCAGCTGCCAACCACAGGCACTGGGAGCGCTCCAGGAGCAGGTCCCCTTCTCCTCAGAGACACTCCAGCAAGAGGAGCTCAGAACAGGCTGCATGCAGGGGCTCAAGATCTCCTTCCAGACACAGCAAACAGTGAGTGTGGCCAatgcacagcccagggctgctggggagggcagggagggcatccAGAAGGCtcttgacaggctgggggagtggggcagtgccagctgtgtgaggctcaacaagtcagagggcagggtcctgcagctgggtcaggccaagcccaggcacagatccaggctgggtgcagagtgggctgagagcagccctgcagaaagagccttgggggtgctgggtgctgagcagctccccaggagccagcagtgcctcctgcagccctcaggcagctgggtgctgggctgcagccagagcagggtgggcagaggggatcctgccctgctcagacctcacctccaaccctgcctccagctctgctgtccccagcaggagaaggactcagagctgctggagagagcccagaggaggccacagacatgctcccagggctggagcagctctgctgggggctcaggctgagggagctggggctgtgcagcctgcagaggagaaggctccagggggagctcagagctgctgaagggatcctgcagggaggctgcagagagactgctgctgagggggtctggagccagccccagggggaagggtttggagctgagggttAGAGtcgagctgaggaagaagttcttcagcaggaagctgctgagagggaaatggcctcaagttgcagcagggcaggtttggcttggccatgaggagcaatttgtACCCCAAAAGGgttgcccaggcctggcccaggctgccctgggcagtgggggagcctccagccctggaggggagcTCAGCCCTcggcagctgtggtgctgagggccatggcgtGGCGGTGCcccggggcagtgctgggttcaggctTGGGCTTGATCATCttggaaggtcttttctagcccAAACCTTGCTGTGGGCtgaagctcagctcctccactcAGAGCTTTGCTGGGTTCCAGGCACAGCAGCCGGGAGGAgaagggcagagccaggagccctTCCCCCAGGAGGAGCCACCGGCGGCAGCACACCTCGGGGTACACCAGGTGAGCAAGgacctctccccctgctctgggcctgcaagctgccctgggggggagTGGGAACCACCTGGCTGTCACCTGGGAACCCAACTTTGCTctctcagctggagcaggttggatTCAGTGCCCagcaagctgggcagggaggcccCGGGGCGCTGAGTCTGCTCTTGGCTCCCAGCTtgggcagctccccagagccatcccaggtggctgctggggctctgagggCACTGTGCAGGGGCAGTCACTGTCCCATGGGCTCTTCatgaagagctttctctttAACCTGGCAGCTtgacagcagcatcccagcagtcAGCTGAAGAGAAGGTGgttgggaggagggagaaggcagcctccagctggggctgtgctgaagCAGAAGGTTCAGCTGGGTGCTTGAAAGctttgctgcctgggctgccaaAGTCAAAAGCACCTCAAGGCTGCCCTCCCTTGGGGGCTTGGCACTGCTGGTGGAGAGTGGAAAGGCAgaagggtggcagcagcagggctgtggctcctcagcagggctctTTCCTACCCAAACAGAAAGATCTCCccggaggagctggagaggaagcGCCAGGAGATGATGGAAAATGCCAagtggagggaggaggagagggcaaaCAACCTCAGAAAGCACcaaaagcaggaggagatggagagggagctggagaaactcgactccagggatgggaagttCTTCAAGTGagtctctcctgctgcctgctttttcACTCAGGGCAAGCACAGGCCACAGCCTCTGAGGGGTGGTGCTccaggagctgtccctgctgtgctctgcagcagaactcagggcagctgctggtccCAGTTCCTTGCCTCAACCCAGAAGGTTGTTATGGTGGTCCTGGACCTGGAAGCTGGTAGTCAGCTGGGTTTAGCCACCCTCTGGGAAGTCTTAGTCCTGT belongs to Dryobates pubescens isolate bDryPub1 chromosome 36, bDryPub1.pri, whole genome shotgun sequence and includes:
- the CWC25 gene encoding pre-mRNA-splicing factor CWC25 homolog, with amino-acid sequence MGGGDLNLKKSWHPQTLRNVEKVWKAEQKHEAERKKIEELQRELQEERAREEMQRYAEDMGTVRKREEKLEWMYQGPGGMVNREEYLMGRPVDKYIFEKMEEKEAGCSSETGLLPGSIFAKSGANSVLDMANKIREDPLFMIRKKEEEKKREVLNNPVKMKKIKALLQNSLEKKEKKKKKEKRKKHKRHRRRSSSSGSHSSQEERGKAKSQKRESSSSCKAAPSRVPGYGLQVRDSEQSHRPRSPPAANHRHWERSRSRSPSPQRHSSKRSSEQAACRGSRSPSRHSKQHSSREEKGRARSPSPRRSHRRQHTSGYTRKISPEELERKRQEMMENAKWREEERANNLRKHQKQEEMERELEKLDSRDGKFFNRLKLESASSSTLEDRVKRNIHSLQRTPAALERNFMQR